The Dermacentor silvarum isolate Dsil-2018 chromosome 3, BIME_Dsil_1.4, whole genome shotgun sequence region GTCGTGAAGGCCGATGGCAGACCAGCCCCGGAGTCGCAGCTTCCACGCAATTTCGTCGGCCTTAATCCTCGTGTCGGTGAACGCAACGGCTTTATTTGACTTCTCCTTGAGGACGTCGTCGAAGAGCTCAGCTAGCTTCGTTTCCTTCTCTTCCTCCTGGCACACGTCGACAGTCATCTCCACGCTGTTTTGAGCTGGTAGCTGCGTCTTCCCGAACTCGATTTCGATGTAGTCGTTGAGCAGGTCCTCGACAAAGGGCCTGAGCTCGTTTTGCCAGAACCTGACCCACATTATCGTCTGGTGGTCTGGTCGGCAGAGCTCGGCAATCTTGAGGACATAGGGCTTCAAACCCATTGTCAGCATGCGGTCTACCTCGTCCAGCACGAGGCTACGTGCAGCGGTGCAGATTCACCTTGCCTTCCTCGAGGAAGTCAATGAGGCGTCGAGGAGTGGCCACGCAGATGTGGCAGCCCTTCTTCAGCTCGTCGTACTGACCTTCTTTGGGCTCTCCGTTCGAGG contains the following coding sequences:
- the LOC119445082 gene encoding probable ATP-dependent RNA helicase DDX5, coding for MGLKPYVLKIAELCRPDHQTIMWVRFWQNELRPFVEDLLNDYIEIEFGKTQLPAQNSVEMTVDVCQEEEKETKLAELFDDVLKEKSNKAVAFTDTRIKADEIAWKLRLRGWSAIGLHDKKTKELQDWIVSTFRTGTYSVLVTTDNCAQDLVLENVSLVVNYDCPDCSEVYVRRSSHVARSGEPGVVHTFIIPTQKPHATNLIAILEDAKQPVQPDLYHMAKTARSKQ